A section of the Thunnus albacares chromosome 6, fThuAlb1.1, whole genome shotgun sequence genome encodes:
- the chp2 gene encoding calcineurin B homologous protein 2 gives MGSSSSSMNNIPNAQELIEETGFSAAHILRLYERFEFLDKDQRGELRPEDFETVRELALNPIGDRIIGAFFSPGQETVDFPSFVRILAHFRPTDTNRPKDGMQQEPVNSSTRKLKFAFQLYDQDRDGKISRVELLQVLREMLGMQVTEDQLQCIAERAIQEADLDRDDAISFDEFRKSLEKVNIDHKMSIRFLK, from the exons ATGggctccagcagctccagcatgAACAACATCCCAAACGCTCAGGAGCTCATAGAAGAAACCGGCT TCTCTGCGGCTCACATCCTCCGTCTGTACGAGAGGTTCGAGTTTCTGGACaaagaccagagaggagagctcAG gcCTGAGGATTTCGAAACAGTTCGTGAGTTGGCCTTGAACCCTATCGGAGACAGAATCATCGGCGCGTTCTTTTCTCCCGG ACAGGAAACGGTGGACTTTCCCTCCTTTGTCCGAATTCTCGCTCATTTCCGTCCGACCGACACAAACCGACCCAAAGATGGGATGCAGCAGGAGCCGGTCAACAGCAGCACCAGGAAACTCAAAT ttgcCTTCCAGTTGTACGATCAGGACAGAGATGGAAAGATTTCCAGAGTGGAGCTTCTCCAG GTGCTGCGGGAGATGCTGGGGATGCAGGTGACAGAGGACCAGCTGCAGTGCATCGCCGAGCGAGCCATACAGGAAGCAGACCTGGACAGAGACGACGCCATCTCCTTTGATGAGTTCAGAAAG tcactGGAGAAAGTTAACATCGATCACAAGATGAGTATCCGCTTCCTGAAATAA